The proteins below are encoded in one region of Lentimicrobium sp. L6:
- a CDS encoding indolepyruvate oxidoreductase subunit beta, whose translation MKTDIILAGVGGQGILSIAATIGMSALSNNLHLKQAEVHGMSQRGGAVQSHFRLSSKPIASDLIPKGGCDIILSVEPMESLRYIDFLKKDGWIITNSTPFVNIPNYPDVDEVIAKIKERKNVIILDADKIAKEIGSPRSSNIVALGAATPFIDIPFESFEEAIKLIFKKKGDKIINANIEALRAGRAVADAR comes from the coding sequence ATGAAAACAGATATTATATTAGCAGGAGTTGGTGGACAAGGTATTCTTTCCATCGCTGCAACTATTGGCATGAGTGCTTTGTCCAATAATCTTCATTTGAAACAAGCCGAGGTTCATGGAATGAGCCAAAGAGGAGGAGCGGTACAGTCACACTTCCGTTTATCTTCTAAGCCTATTGCTTCCGATTTAATTCCTAAAGGTGGATGCGACATTATTTTGTCAGTTGAGCCTATGGAGTCATTGAGATACATTGATTTCTTAAAGAAAGATGGCTGGATTATTACCAACTCAACACCTTTTGTAAATATCCCTAATTATCCCGATGTGGATGAGGTGATAGCTAAAATTAAAGAAAGAAAGAATGTGATTATTTTGGATGCTGATAAAATTGCAAAAGAAATAGGTTCTCCACGTTCCAGTAATATCGTCGCCTTAGGAGCCGCTACTCCATTTATCGATATTCCATTTGAATCTTTTGAGGAGGCTATCAAATTAATCTTTAAGAAAAAAGGAGATAAAATTATCAATGCAAATATTGAAGCACTAAGAGCTGGGCGAGCTGTTGCAGATGCAAGATAG
- a CDS encoding thiamine pyrophosphate-dependent enzyme has protein sequence MQKLLLLGAEAIAQGAIDGGMSGVYAYPGTPSTEITEYVQHYDLAKERNIHSQWSANEKTAMEAGLGMSYAGKRAMVCMKHVGLNVAADAFINSAITGSNGGLLVTVADDPSMHSSQNEQDSRYYGKFAQIPILEPASQQEAYDMAYFGFQLSEKFSIPVMIRITTRLAHSRAGVERKPLLDQNELILPSNPTQFVLLPSIARKQYKGLLNSFAGFIEDSEESPFNHYFEGTDKKLGIIACGLAYNYLMENYSETELTHPLLKIGQYPMPRAKVEKLMKECDEVLILEDGYPIIEELLKGYLGKEKVHGRLDGSLPRDGELNPNLIAKALKLASEEEVTEISEDVKDIVKNRPPAMCVGCGHIDAYNALNEALSDYGVGRVFSDIGCYTLGALPPYNAINSCVDMGASITMAKGAADAGLVPAVSVIGDSTFTHSGMTGLIDAVNESSPITVMISDNFTTGMTGGQDSAALGKIEDICKGIGVDPEHIIVFTPLKKNHDEMVAIMKKELAYKGVSVIIPRRQCIQTTKNVALNERIRELNLR, from the coding sequence ATGCAAAAGTTATTATTGTTAGGTGCTGAAGCCATTGCGCAAGGTGCAATTGACGGCGGTATGTCTGGTGTTTACGCATATCCGGGCACTCCTTCAACTGAAATAACAGAATATGTGCAACATTACGATTTAGCTAAGGAGCGCAATATTCACAGCCAGTGGTCAGCTAATGAAAAAACTGCTATGGAAGCAGGACTAGGAATGTCATATGCCGGAAAACGAGCTATGGTTTGTATGAAACACGTTGGATTAAACGTGGCAGCCGATGCTTTTATAAATTCCGCTATCACAGGTTCCAATGGTGGACTACTCGTAACAGTGGCCGATGATCCAAGCATGCACTCTTCACAAAACGAGCAAGACAGTCGTTATTACGGAAAATTTGCTCAAATCCCAATTTTGGAACCTGCCAGCCAACAAGAAGCTTATGATATGGCTTATTTTGGTTTTCAATTGTCCGAAAAATTCAGTATTCCAGTGATGATTAGAATCACTACTCGCCTAGCTCACTCCAGAGCAGGTGTGGAAAGAAAACCTTTACTCGATCAAAACGAACTCATTTTACCTTCTAATCCGACTCAATTTGTTCTTCTTCCATCCATTGCTAGAAAACAATACAAAGGATTATTAAACAGCTTCGCTGGTTTCATAGAAGATTCTGAAGAGTCTCCATTCAATCATTATTTTGAAGGAACTGATAAGAAATTAGGAATTATAGCTTGTGGGTTAGCCTATAATTACTTGATGGAAAATTATTCTGAAACCGAATTGACTCATCCTCTATTAAAGATTGGTCAATATCCTATGCCACGCGCCAAGGTTGAAAAGCTAATGAAGGAATGTGACGAGGTATTAATACTTGAGGATGGTTATCCAATTATTGAGGAGTTATTAAAAGGTTATTTAGGCAAGGAAAAAGTTCACGGTCGTTTAGATGGTAGTTTACCCCGAGATGGTGAGTTAAATCCTAACCTCATTGCAAAAGCATTAAAGTTAGCCAGCGAAGAAGAAGTAACTGAGATTTCTGAAGATGTAAAAGATATCGTTAAAAATCGCCCACCTGCCATGTGTGTAGGTTGTGGTCATATTGATGCTTATAACGCCTTAAACGAAGCTTTAAGTGATTATGGTGTAGGTAGAGTATTTAGTGATATTGGATGTTATACTTTAGGTGCACTTCCTCCTTATAATGCCATTAATAGTTGTGTAGATATGGGAGCTTCTATCACTATGGCAAAAGGGGCCGCCGATGCTGGTTTAGTTCCTGCTGTTTCTGTTATTGGAGATTCAACATTTACTCACTCTGGAATGACAGGATTAATTGATGCTGTGAACGAAAGCAGCCCAATAACAGTTATGATTTCCGATAACTTCACTACTGGTATGACAGGCGGACAAGATTCTGCTGCACTAGGTAAAATTGAAGATATTTGTAAAGGAATCGGTGTAGATCCAGAGCATATCATTGTCTTCACTCCTCTTAAGAAAAATCATGACGAAATGGTTGCGATTATGAAAAAGGAATTGGCTTATAAAGGTGTTTCTGTCATTATTCCTCGTCGCCAGTGTATTCAAACTACTAAGAATGTAGCCTTAAATGAAAGAATCAGAGAATTGAACCTCAGATAA
- a CDS encoding DUF2490 domain-containing protein has product MEKKYIIILIILGIVSVNYAQTTINEFQGRTSAEIIFKPIKKLSLSFSPELRFDEDFSIDNYHFQLQADYKFSKVFKAGVRYRFVVNPRDVKDTEYASRYGVFLKFKKEFNDFSPFLRLSYTNDADEDFKTERSNYLRYKIGVQYDIPKCKITPAIGLEAFQELSGDGLYKMRYFAGADYKINKKNSIGLDYKFDYYRTSYYNKHIVNLTYKFKF; this is encoded by the coding sequence ATGGAAAAGAAATATATTATCATATTAATAATCTTAGGTATTGTTTCAGTTAATTATGCTCAAACCACTATTAACGAGTTCCAAGGAAGAACGAGTGCCGAGATTATCTTTAAACCAATCAAGAAGTTAAGTTTAAGCTTTTCACCAGAGCTCAGGTTCGATGAGGATTTCAGTATAGACAATTATCATTTTCAATTGCAAGCAGATTATAAATTCAGTAAGGTATTTAAAGCTGGTGTTCGTTATCGTTTTGTGGTTAATCCAAGAGATGTTAAGGATACCGAATATGCTTCACGATATGGTGTGTTTCTTAAGTTTAAAAAGGAATTTAATGACTTTAGCCCGTTTTTACGTTTGAGTTATACTAACGATGCGGATGAGGATTTTAAGACCGAAAGAAGTAATTATCTTAGATATAAGATCGGTGTTCAATATGATATCCCAAAGTGTAAAATCACACCTGCTATTGGCTTGGAAGCATTTCAGGAATTATCGGGAGATGGTTTGTATAAAATGAGGTATTTTGCTGGTGCCGATTACAAAATTAATAAGAAAAACAGTATTGGACTCGATTACAAATTCGATTATTATAGAACATCCTATTATAACAAACATATCGTAAATCTTACTTATAAATTCAAATTCTAA
- a CDS encoding CotH kinase family protein has translation MKAYIILLFSITMLASGCRKDDIVVVDTEGIDYSDWSESTHGSSVSPDYSIVFNQNKVQRFDIVISSDNYTIMQNDLDENIGSSGGGPGGGFGVDATSSDYDPVWVPCSFNYEGIEWYNVGIRYKGNSSLTSAYQSGNNKLSLKLDFDQFEDAMPDYPNQRFYGFKQLNLNNNYDDASLMREKVGADLFREFGLASAQTSFCVVYVDFGDGPQYFGVYTIVEEVDDTVLESQFSDDSGNLYKPDGDAASFAQGTFDEGEMEVKTNEELANYADVQSLYDIINSSERTINPDTWKTSLESIFDVDTFIKWMAANTTMQNWDTYGIMTHNYYLYNNPSNHKLTWIPWDNNEALQEGKQGGALSLSLNEVNDNWPLLRYIKDIEEYDALYNLYLQQFIDEVFIPSKMVSTYENYYEMLHDYAYAEEEGYTFLRYASEFDEALYELQSHVQTRNNNVESYLSK, from the coding sequence ATGAAAGCTTATATCATATTATTATTTTCTATCACAATGTTGGCCAGTGGATGCCGAAAAGATGATATTGTTGTTGTAGATACGGAAGGAATAGACTATTCTGACTGGAGCGAAAGTACCCATGGTTCTTCTGTTTCACCAGATTATTCCATTGTGTTTAATCAAAATAAAGTTCAACGATTTGATATTGTCATCAGTAGTGACAATTACACAATTATGCAAAACGATTTAGATGAAAACATAGGTAGTAGCGGAGGAGGGCCTGGTGGTGGATTTGGTGTAGATGCTACATCATCTGATTACGATCCTGTTTGGGTACCTTGTTCTTTTAATTATGAAGGCATAGAATGGTATAATGTTGGGATTCGGTATAAAGGCAATTCCAGTTTGACTTCCGCCTACCAATCGGGGAACAATAAACTCTCTTTAAAGCTAGATTTCGATCAGTTTGAAGATGCCATGCCCGATTATCCCAATCAAAGGTTTTACGGTTTCAAACAACTCAATCTGAATAATAATTATGATGATGCCTCATTGATGCGTGAAAAAGTAGGCGCAGATTTGTTTCGAGAATTTGGCTTGGCTTCAGCTCAAACCTCCTTTTGCGTGGTTTATGTTGATTTTGGTGATGGACCTCAATACTTTGGAGTTTATACAATTGTAGAAGAAGTGGACGATACTGTATTGGAAAGCCAGTTTTCTGATGATAGCGGAAACCTATACAAACCCGATGGTGATGCGGCTTCTTTTGCACAAGGTACTTTCGATGAAGGAGAAATGGAGGTAAAAACCAATGAAGAGTTAGCTAATTATGCCGATGTACAATCTTTGTATGATATCATTAATAGTTCAGAAAGAACCATAAATCCTGATACTTGGAAAACCAGCCTAGAGTCTATTTTTGATGTAGACACATTCATTAAATGGATGGCTGCCAATACAACTATGCAAAACTGGGATACTTATGGGATCATGACACATAATTATTATCTATATAATAATCCATCTAATCATAAACTCACATGGATTCCTTGGGATAATAATGAAGCCTTACAAGAAGGAAAACAGGGTGGAGCATTGAGTCTGTCATTAAATGAAGTTAATGATAACTGGCCCCTTCTCAGATATATTAAAGATATTGAGGAATATGATGCCTTATATAATCTATATTTACAACAATTTATTGATGAGGTGTTTATCCCTAGCAAGATGGTTAGCACTTATGAGAATTATTATGAAATGTTACATGATTATGCATATGCAGAAGAAGAGGGT